One Salmo trutta chromosome 24, fSalTru1.1, whole genome shotgun sequence genomic region harbors:
- the cnga4 gene encoding cyclic nucleotide-gated cation channel alpha-4 — protein MNRWARVFRWHRMQKEDDEVEEKKEEGEDEKKLPAKPKVNWTEWVVDPSEEFYYGWLQVMIFPIFYNWILIICRTCFKEIEDEFLTLWLTLDYCSDLLYVADTIIKFRTGYLEQGILVQDRERLKKRYLFSSRFLLDLASLLPTDLLYLYFGIHQPLVRVNRFLRISRLNEAMDRMETRTSYPNTFRISKLMLYIFVLIHWNACIYFALSSYIGFGVDRWVYPNISDPVFAPARHQYIYCFWFSAQIFTTVGDTPLPDREEEYLFMIADLLIAVLVFASVVGNVGNVITNLRDRDNVFFPNHELVKGYLRNRYISKQLRNRVNDWYQHLYINRKITRENEILQQLPVQLQTEIAVSVHLPTLSKVTIFQNCETSLLEELVLKLIPQVYSPGEYVCRKGDVGHEMYIIKDGKLAVVADDGVTQFAVLSDGNFFGEISILNIKGNKSGNRRTANIRSIGHSDLFSLSKEDLTDVLSEFPAAKRHLEEKGRQILTKMGMLVEAAEGEEEQEEEKVEVKVERLEGNLDTLQTKLARLMAELESSNRKILARVEQLELETEGWEDNLPEEGGEEGGEVERRDGVGMEVEGKRGEVEGEEQPIKKKDISILNIHYITRALMNYINHITRALMNYINHITRALMNYINHITRALMNYVNHITRALMNYINHITRALMNYINHITRALMNYINHITRALMNYINNITRALMNYVNHITRALMNYINHITRALMNYINHITRALMNYINHITRVLMNYINHITRALMNYINHITRALMNYINHITRALMNYVNHITRALMNYTQIYQTTVSRRGEKAHIAKPC, from the exons ATGAACCGATGGGCGAGGGTGTTCAGGTGGCATCGGATGCAGAAGGAGGATGATGAAgtagaggagaagaaagaggaagGGGAAGATGAGAAGAAGCTTCCGGCAAAGCCCAAAGTGAA CTGGACGGAGTGGGTGGTTGACCCATCAGAGGAGTTTTATTATGGATGGCTCCAGGTCATGATCTTTCCCATCTTCTACAACTGGATCCTTATCATCTGTAG GACATGCTTTAAGGAAATAGAGGATGAATTCCTGACATTGTGGCTCACGTTGGACTACTGCTCCGATCTCCTGTACGTGGCTGATACCATCATCAAATTTCGCACTG GTTACCTGGAACAGGGCATCCTGGTGCAGGACAGGGAGCGTCTGAAGAAGCGTTACCTCTTCTCCTCACGTTTCCTGTTGGACCTGGCCTCCCTACTGCCCACTGACCTCCTATATCTGTACTTCGGCATCCACCAGCCGCTGGTGAGGGTCAACCGCTTCCTCCGCATCTCCCGGCTCAACGAAGCCATGGATCGCATGGAGACCCGCACCTCCTACCCCAACACATTCCGCATCTCCAAGCTTATGCTCTATATCTTCGTGCTCATCCACTGGAACGCCTGCATCTACTTCGCCTTGTCCAGTTACATCGGATTCGGGGTGGACCGCTGGGTTTACCCCAACATCTCCGACCCTGTGTTCGCCCCTGCGAGGCACCAGTACATCTACTGCTTCTGGTTCTCTGCGCAGATCTTCACCACGGTGGGCGACACGCCACTGCCCGACCGTGAGGAGGAGTACCTGTTTATGATCGCTGACCTGCTGATCGCCGTGCTGGTGTTTGCCTCCGTCGTGGGGAACGTGGGGAACGTCATCACCAACCTCAGGGACCGAGACAACGTCTTCTTCCCCAACCACGAGCTG GTCAAAGGTTACCTGCGCAACAGGTACATCAGCAAGCAGTTGCGTAACCGCGTCAACGACTGGTACCAGCACCTGTACATCAACCGTAAGATCACGAGGGAGAACGAGATCCTGCAGCAACTTCCCGTCCAGCTGCAGACGGAGATCGCTGTGAGCGTACATCTGCCAACGCTCTCCAAGGTCACCATCTTCCAGAACTGTGAGACCAGTCTGCTGGAGGAGCTGGTGCTCAAACTCATCccacag GTGTATAGTCCTGGGGAGTATGTGTGCAGAAAGGGGGACGTGGGACATGAGATGTACATCATCAAGGATGGGAAACTGGCTGTGGTGGCAGACGATGGCGTCACACAGTTCGCTGTGTTGAGTGACGGCAATTTCTTCGGGGAAATTAGCATCCTGAACATCAAAG GAAACAAATCAGGCAACCGTCGGACAGCCAACATCCGCAGCATCGGCCACTCAGACCTGTTCAGCCTTTCCAAGGAGGACCTGACAGACGTGCTGTCTGAGTTCCCAGCTGCCAAGAGACACCTGGAGGAGAAGGGCCGTCAGATCCTCACTAAGATGGGCATGTTGGTGGAGGCCGCGGAAggcgaggaggagcaggaggaggagaaggtggaggtcAAGGTGGAGAGACTGGAGGGTAACCTGGACACCCTGCAGACCAAGCTGGCCCGTCTAATGGCAGAGCTGGAGTCCAGCAACCGCAAGATCCTGGCTAGGGTGGAGCAATTGGAGCTAGAGACAGAGGGCTGGGAGGACAACCTGCctgaggagggaggggaagagggaggggaggtggagagaagggACGGGGTGGGGATGGAAGTTGAGGGGAAgcgaggagaggtggagggagaggagcag cccataaAGAAAAAAGATATCTCTATTTTAAACATACACTACATCACTAGAGCCCTGATGAACTACATTAACCACATCACTAGAGCCCTGATGAACTACATTAACCACATCACTAGAGCCCTGATGAACTACATTAACCACATCACTAGAGCCCTGATGAACTACGTTAACCACATCACTAGAGCCCTGATGAACTACATTAACCACATCACTAGAGCCCTGATGAACTACATTAACCACATCACTAGAGCCCTGATGAACTACATTAACCACATCACTAGAGCCCTGATGAACTACATTAACAACATCACTAGAGCCCTGATGAACTACGTTAACCACATCACTAGAGCCCTGATGAACTACATTAACCACATCACTAGAGCCCTGATGAACTACATTAACCACATCACTAGAGCCCTGATGAACTACATTAACCACATCACTAGAGTCCTGATGAACTACATTAACCACATCACTAGAGCCCTGATGAACTACATTAACCACATCACTAGAGCCCTGATGAACTACATTAACCACATCACTAGAGCCCTGATGAACTACGTTAACCACATCACTAGAGCCCTGATGAACTAC